In the genome of Diorhabda carinulata isolate Delta chromosome Y, icDioCari1.1, whole genome shotgun sequence, one region contains:
- the LOC130902907 gene encoding uncharacterized protein LOC130902907 gives MYLATTSRPDISYAVSYLSRFLDRVTEETWTAGKRVLRYLQGTKTLGLTYTKHTNGDVILEGYSDADWATDKESRKSVSGSIILYGNNPISWSSKKQTCVALLTAKAEYVAAAQTAQDLINVKGLVINLTTEILLAEEQSQSECRGKASPSSSGFEDNFANEETHYHVTFFDSDAVNRSWVKAVNLKPIDVAVKQTKEAVEMKLLDRLKKYSFIYRYAESSRKTKRDMRVRMAKVKQIEKKSIFRRVVCSHLNNITS, from the exons ATGTATTTAGCAACGACTAGTAGACCTGACATCAGTTATGCTGTGTCATACTTGAGCAGATTTTTGGATCGTGTAACTGAAGAGACCTGGACTGCAGGAAAACGAGTTTTGAGGTATCTACAGGGAACTAAAACTCTAGGATTGACTTATACTAAGCATACAAATGGTGACGTAATACTTGAAGGATATTCAGATGCTGATTGGGCAACGGACAAGGAAAGTAGAAAAAGCGTTAGTGGatctataattttatatggTAATAACCCAATATCATGGTCATCCAAGAAACAAACTTGCGTGGCTTTATTAACAGCGAAAGCTGAATATGTGGCAGCAGCACAAACAGCTCAAGATCTAATCAACGTAAAGG GTCTAGTGATAAATTTAACAACGGAAATACTATTAGCAGAAGAGCAATCACAAAGTGAATGTAgaggaaaagccagtccttcatcaagtggaTTTGAGGATAACTTTGCGAATGAAGAG acgcactaccacgtgacatttttcgattccgacgcaGTGAATAGATCTTGGGTGAAGGCCgtaaatttgaaacc GATAGACGTAGCCGTTAAACAGACTAAAGAAGCCGTCGAAATGAAGCTGCTCGACAGACTGAAAAagtacagcttcatatatagatatgcggAATCTTCGAGAAAGACGAAGCGAGATATGCGAGTGAGAATGGCGAAG GTGAAACAAATAGAGAAGAAATCGATATTTAGGAGAGTAGTCTGTTCTCACCTCAACAACATTACGAGCTAG